A stretch of Rhizobium glycinendophyticum DNA encodes these proteins:
- a CDS encoding sarcosine oxidase subunit alpha family protein, whose product MSGFRLSSGGLVNRARTLSFTFDGKTYTGYEGDTLASALIANDQLLVGRSFKYHRPRGIVTAGSAEPNALVTIGKDGRTEPNTRATVAELYQGLEANSQNRWPSLKYDIGSVNSLLSPFLSAGFYYKTFMWPKAFWEKLYEPIIRKAAGLGKTPFLADPDRYEKAWAHCDLLVIGAGPAGLMAARAAARAGLRVILADEGFRLGGSLLSERVTVGGVPAADYAASVVEELKSFSNVTLMPRTTVFGWYDDNVFGAVEKVQKHVAQPSGELPVERVWRIVAKRAILASGAEERPLVFGGNDKPGVMTSGAIRTYLNRYGVAAGRNVAIFTNGGAGYRTAADLVAAGVGVAAIIDGRTHSSDVAPSGVRVIRGGSVIDTKGYYRIKGLIAERVGHQEEIACDALAMSGGYSPIVHLACQRGAKPTWSDEHQAFLAPDVGQGLRIAGSAAGHASLAAVLRDGADKAHEAIGDLGRLVGNVDVPQVEGEFDASFAPLWYVPGARSKAFVDFQNDVHVKDLSLAQREAMGHVEHTKRYTTGGMATDQGKLGNVATIGIMAGMRGVSPAEIGTTTFRPFYTPVSFGAMAGTSRGEHSRPVRTSPLHGWAKKNGAVFVESGLWYRSSWFPRDGEKTWREAVDREVLNIRANAGICDVSTLGKIEIFGKDAAEFLNRVYSNAFLKLPVGKARYGLMLREDGMIYDDGTTSRLSDEHFFMTTTTAYAGEVMTHLEFCSQVLWPDLDVRFVSSSDQWAQMSVAGPKARIILEQIIEDDISDEALPFLSAREVLLKGGLKARLFRISFSGELAFEVAVPANYGEAVADAIMAAGKPHGICAYGVEALNVLRIEKGFITHSEIDGRTTPDDVGLGKMFSTQKPDFIGKRLSSRFGLTAADRPQLVGLKPVDRDKEFKAGAHLLKENIKPSTLNDQGWVSSVCHSPTLGHTIGLAFLKSGRERLGEKIVVWDGLRGSEVLAEVVSPVFYDPDNKKLNL is encoded by the coding sequence ATGAGTGGCTTCAGGCTGTCTTCCGGCGGGCTCGTCAACCGCGCGCGCACACTTTCCTTCACCTTCGATGGCAAGACCTATACAGGATACGAGGGCGATACGCTGGCCTCTGCGCTGATCGCCAACGACCAGCTGCTGGTCGGGCGCTCCTTCAAGTATCACCGTCCGCGCGGCATTGTGACGGCCGGTTCGGCAGAGCCGAATGCGCTGGTCACGATCGGCAAGGACGGTCGCACCGAGCCGAATACGCGGGCCACCGTTGCCGAGCTCTATCAGGGGCTGGAGGCCAATAGTCAGAACCGCTGGCCGTCGCTGAAATACGACATCGGATCGGTCAACAGCCTGTTGTCGCCGTTCTTGTCGGCCGGCTTCTACTACAAGACCTTCATGTGGCCGAAAGCCTTCTGGGAAAAGCTCTACGAGCCGATCATCCGGAAAGCCGCCGGCCTCGGCAAAACGCCGTTCCTGGCAGATCCCGATCGCTACGAAAAGGCCTGGGCGCATTGCGACCTCCTGGTGATCGGCGCTGGTCCGGCCGGCCTGATGGCAGCACGGGCCGCGGCGCGGGCGGGGCTGCGCGTCATTCTGGCGGATGAAGGATTCCGGCTTGGTGGATCGCTCCTTTCGGAACGCGTCACCGTGGGCGGGGTGCCGGCGGCCGATTATGCCGCTTCCGTCGTCGAGGAGCTGAAGAGCTTTTCGAACGTCACGCTGATGCCGCGCACCACCGTGTTCGGGTGGTATGACGACAATGTCTTTGGCGCCGTCGAAAAAGTTCAGAAGCATGTCGCCCAACCGTCCGGTGAACTGCCGGTCGAGCGCGTCTGGCGCATCGTCGCCAAGCGGGCGATCCTCGCTTCGGGCGCGGAAGAGCGGCCGCTTGTCTTCGGCGGCAACGACAAGCCGGGTGTGATGACCTCGGGTGCTATCAGGACCTATCTCAATCGCTATGGTGTCGCAGCCGGCCGGAACGTCGCCATCTTCACCAATGGCGGTGCGGGTTATCGCACGGCGGCCGATCTGGTCGCTGCCGGTGTGGGTGTCGCTGCCATCATCGACGGGCGGACACACTCGTCTGATGTCGCTCCATCAGGCGTACGGGTCATTCGCGGCGGCTCCGTCATCGACACCAAGGGGTACTACCGGATCAAGGGGCTGATTGCCGAACGCGTCGGGCATCAGGAAGAGATTGCCTGCGATGCGTTGGCGATGAGCGGCGGCTATAGCCCGATCGTGCATCTCGCCTGCCAGCGCGGCGCCAAGCCCACCTGGTCGGACGAGCATCAGGCCTTCCTGGCGCCCGATGTGGGGCAGGGGCTGCGGATTGCAGGCTCCGCTGCCGGCCATGCCTCGCTTGCCGCCGTGTTGCGCGATGGCGCTGACAAGGCCCATGAGGCGATCGGTGATCTCGGTCGTCTCGTCGGCAATGTGGACGTTCCGCAAGTCGAGGGTGAATTCGACGCGAGCTTTGCGCCGCTCTGGTATGTGCCGGGCGCCAGGTCCAAGGCCTTTGTCGACTTTCAGAACGACGTGCATGTGAAGGACCTGAGCCTTGCCCAGCGCGAGGCCATGGGGCATGTGGAGCATACCAAGCGCTACACGACCGGCGGCATGGCGACCGATCAGGGCAAGCTCGGCAACGTCGCGACGATCGGCATCATGGCCGGCATGCGTGGTGTCTCGCCGGCCGAAATCGGCACCACCACCTTCCGGCCGTTCTACACACCCGTTTCATTCGGGGCGATGGCGGGCACCTCGCGCGGTGAACATTCGCGGCCCGTGCGCACCTCGCCGCTGCATGGCTGGGCGAAGAAAAACGGCGCCGTCTTCGTCGAATCCGGCCTCTGGTATCGCTCTTCCTGGTTCCCGCGCGATGGCGAGAAGACCTGGCGCGAGGCCGTTGACCGCGAAGTCTTGAACATCCGCGCCAATGCCGGCATCTGCGATGTCTCGACGCTCGGCAAGATCGAGATCTTCGGCAAGGATGCTGCGGAATTTCTGAACCGCGTCTATTCCAACGCCTTCCTCAAGCTGCCGGTGGGCAAGGCGCGCTACGGGCTGATGCTGCGCGAAGACGGGATGATCTACGATGACGGCACGACGAGCCGGCTGTCGGACGAGCATTTCTTCATGACAACCACGACGGCCTATGCCGGCGAGGTGATGACGCATCTGGAATTCTGCTCCCAGGTTCTCTGGCCTGATCTCGACGTGCGCTTCGTCTCCTCCTCAGATCAGTGGGCGCAGATGTCGGTCGCGGGGCCCAAGGCGCGGATCATCCTCGAACAGATCATCGAGGATGATATCTCCGACGAGGCCTTGCCCTTCCTCTCGGCCCGTGAAGTGCTGCTCAAGGGCGGCTTGAAGGCGCGTCTCTTCCGCATCTCCTTCTCCGGTGAACTCGCTTTTGAAGTGGCGGTCCCCGCCAATTACGGCGAGGCGGTTGCGGACGCGATCATGGCGGCCGGCAAGCCGCATGGCATCTGCGCTTACGGCGTCGAGGCACTCAACGTGCTGCGCATCGAGAAGGGCTTCATCACCCACAGTGAAATCGACGGTCGCACGACGCCCGACGATGTCGGCCTCGGCAAGATGTTCTCGACCCAGAAGCCCGACTTCATCGGCAAGCGGTTGTCGAGCCGCTTCGGCCTGACCGCTGCCGACCGTCCGCAACTCGTCGGCCTGAAGCCTGTCGATCGGGACAAGGAGTTCAAGGCGGGCGCGCATCTTCTGAAGGAAAATATCAAGCCGTCGACGCTCAACGACCAGGGTTGGGTGTCCTCCGTCTGCCATTCGCCGACGCTCGGGCATACTATCGGGCTTGCCTTCCTCAAATCCGGGCGCGAGCGGCTGGGCGAGAAGATCGTCGTCTGGGACGGCTTGCGCGGTTCGGAAGTTCTGGCGGAAGTCGTCAGCCCCGTCTTCTACGACCCCGACAACAAGAAACTGAACCTGTGA
- a CDS encoding sarcosine oxidase subunit delta, which produces MASLITCPHCGVRPKEEFSIRGDASPVRPAAGAPDDAWNAYVFIRDNPKGRIIEHWHHTAGCRRWLVVERDNASSHEVYSVTDASTYAKEAAR; this is translated from the coding sequence ATGGCCAGCCTGATTACCTGTCCGCATTGCGGCGTCCGTCCCAAGGAAGAGTTCAGCATTCGCGGTGATGCAAGCCCGGTTCGCCCGGCTGCCGGCGCGCCCGACGATGCCTGGAACGCTTACGTTTTCATCCGCGACAATCCGAAGGGCCGGATCATCGAGCACTGGCATCACACTGCTGGTTGCCGGCGCTGGCTGGTGGTCGAGCGCGACAACGCATCGAGCCACGAGGTTTATAGCGTGACGGATGCGAGTACTTACGCGAAGGAGGCCGCACGATGA
- a CDS encoding sarcosine oxidase subunit gamma encodes MPVTYAARHVLEDHISGFEATPNPHHLAILRAVSVFSVLAHSGHEADIDEALTNLEDVHVRFCGPGEWLVVSETVAADTIARQLSDLGSPRAAFVDQSDGRVVLRIHGPKVRSILAKCTAVDLHADIFDIGQSSNCQICHVAANLARTGQDAFEIVVMRSFAGFLFDEVREMGREFALTAGFA; translated from the coding sequence ATGCCGGTGACCTATGCCGCCCGTCACGTGCTCGAGGACCACATTTCCGGTTTCGAGGCGACGCCGAACCCTCATCATCTCGCCATCCTCCGGGCCGTCTCCGTGTTTTCCGTGCTCGCCCATTCCGGCCATGAGGCCGACATCGACGAGGCGCTGACCAATCTCGAAGACGTGCATGTCCGTTTCTGCGGACCGGGCGAATGGCTCGTCGTCAGTGAGACCGTTGCCGCTGATACGATCGCGCGGCAGCTGTCGGACCTCGGCAGCCCCCGCGCCGCCTTCGTCGACCAGAGCGACGGGCGCGTGGTGCTGCGCATCCATGGGCCGAAGGTCCGGTCGATCCTTGCCAAATGCACGGCGGTCGACCTGCATGCCGATATCTTTGACATCGGCCAGTCGAGCAATTGCCAGATCTGCCATGTCGCGGCGAACCTCGCCCGCACGGGGCAGGATGCGTTCGAGATTGTGGTCATGCGCAGCTTTGCGGGTTTCCTGTTCGACGAGGTGCGCGAGATGGGACGTGAGTTTGCGCTGACGGCGGGGTTTGCGTGA